In Nicotiana tabacum cultivar K326 chromosome 11, ASM71507v2, whole genome shotgun sequence, a single window of DNA contains:
- the LOC142165860 gene encoding uncharacterized protein LOC142165860, with translation MSDPGSFTIPRIIGSYAFPKALCHLGASINLMPLAIYTNMGIGRARPTSMLLQLANGTVKRPTRILDDVLVQVGKFVFPANFVILDCQVDEEIPIILGRPFLATGRALIDCETEDLKMRLNDEELIFNVQQSMRRPSAHANCSLVEAVDMILHKDDETLIAKDPLGACLKNLEEMDG, from the coding sequence ATGTCTGATCCAGGTAGCTTCACTATTCCTCGTATTATTGGGAGTTATGCTTTTCCAAAAGCATTGTGTCACTTAGGAGCTagcataaacttgatgccttTGGCAATATATACAAATATgggcattggcagagctagaccgACTTCGATGCTGTTACAACTGGCTAACGGCACGGTTAAAAGGCCGACGAGGattcttgatgatgtgttggtacaaGTGGGAAAGTTTGTATTCCCTGCAAACTTTGTTATTCTGGACTGCCAGGTAGATGAGGAGATACCCATCATTCTGGGGAGGCCATTCTTAGCCACTGGGAGAGCAttgattgattgtgaaactgAGGACTTAAAAATGAGGTTGAACGATGAAGAATTAATATTCAACGTTCAACAATCCATGAGGAGACCCAGTGCACATGCAAATTGCTCACTAGTGGAAGCTGTGGATATGATCCTGCATAAAGATGATGAGACCCTGATTGCCAAAGATCCATTGGGAGCTTGCTTGAAAAATTTAGAGGAGATGGATGGTTAA